From Oryza sativa Japonica Group chromosome 4, ASM3414082v1, one genomic window encodes:
- the LOC4334916 gene encoding glyoxylate/hydroxypyruvate reductase HPR3 isoform X2: MVAPSPDAGKPLVILLRPLYPEFAAALDGRFRFVLAADADEGNAAEARAVLVPALTPVSADLVARLPKLEIVVATSTGVDHIDLDACRRRGISVTNAGEVFAPDVADYAVGLVVAVLRRVAAAEAYLRRGRWAADGDYPLATKVSGKRVGIVGLGSIGGLVARRLAAFGCVIAYNSRSPKASAPYKFYPSVRELAAESDVLVLSCALTEETRRMVGREVMEALGKGGVLVNVGRGGLVDEAELVRCLREGVLGGAGLDVYENEPEVPPELWGMDNVVLSDHRAVITPESIQGVVDVVKANLDAFFSGKPLVSQVQL, translated from the exons ATGGTGGCGCCATCGCCCGACGCCGGGAAGCCGCTGGTGATCCTGCTGCGGCCGCTCTACCCGGAGTTCGCTGCCGCGCTGGACGGCCGCTTCCGCTTCGTGcttgccgccgacgccgacgagggcaACGCAGCAGAGGCGAGGGCCGTGCTCGTGCCGGCTCTGACGCCTGTGTCCGCAGATCTCGTGGCTAGGCTCCCCAAGCTGGAGATCGTGGTGGCCACGTCCACCGGCGTTGACCACATCGACCTCgacgcgtgccgccgccgcgggatcAGCGTCACCAACGCCGGCGAGGTGTTTGCCCCCGACGTGGCGGACTACGCGGTcgggctcgtcgtcgccgtgcttcgccgcgtggccgccgccgaggcctaCCTCCGGCGAGGCAGGTGGGCGGCGGACGGTGACTACCCTCTCGCGACCAAG gtGAGCGGCAAGCGGGTGGGGATCGTGGGGCTGGGAAGCATCGGCGGCctggtggcgcggcggctggcggcgttCGGCTGCGTGATCGCCTACAACTCGAGGTCACCGAAGGCGTCGGCGCCGTACAAGTTTTACCCCAGCGTGCGGGAGCTCGCCGCGGAGAGCGACGTGCTGGTGCTGAGCTGCGCGCTGACGGAGGAGACGCGGCGCATGGTGGGCCGGGAGGTGATGGAGGCGCTGGGGAAGGGCGGCGTGCTGGTGAACGTGGGGCGCGGCGGGCTGGTGGACGAGGCCGAGCTGGTGAGGTGCCTGCGGGAAGGGGtgctcggcggcgccgggctgGACGTGTACGAGAACGAGCCGGAGGTGCCGCCGGAGCTGTGGGGGATGGACAACGTCGTGCTGTCGGACCACCGCGCGGTGATCACGCCGGAGTCCATCCAAggcgtcgtcgacgtcgtcaAGGCCAACCTTGACGCCTTCTTCTCCGGGAAGCCTCTCGTCAGCCAAGTGCAGCTCTGA
- the LOC4334916 gene encoding glyoxylate/hydroxypyruvate reductase HPR3 isoform X1, whose amino-acid sequence MAPPATQDGSSSKPIVLLADPLIPEFEQELAPSYRLLPAADADEAAAASARALLTVDLPAVTAAQIDALPALELVVASSAGVDHINLGACRRRGIAVTNAQNAFSADAADYAVGLLVAVLRRVAAADAYVRRGAWAAAAGDYPLASKVSGKRVGIVGLGSIGGLVARRLAAFGCVIAYNSRSPKASAPYKFYPSVRELAAESDVLVLSCALTEETRRMVGREVMEALGKGGVLVNVGRGGLVDEAELVRCLREGVLGGAGLDVYENEPEVPPELWGMDNVVLSDHRAVITPESIQGVVDVVKANLDAFFSGKPLVSQVQL is encoded by the exons atggcgccgccggcgacccaaGACGGTTCTTCGTCCAAACCGATCGTGCTCTTGGCCGACCCTCTCATCCCGGAGTTCGAGCAGGAGCTCGCACCCAGCTACCGCCTCCTTCCCGCCGCggacgccgacgaggccgccgccgcctccgcgagggCGCTCCTCACCGTGGACCTCCCTGCCGTGACCGCCGCACAAATCGACGCGCTCCCGGCGCTCGAGCTGGTGGTGGCGTCGTCCGCGGGCGTCGACCACATCAACCTCggcgcatgccgccgccgcgggatcGCGGTCACCAATGCCCAGAACGCGTtctccgccgacgccgcagACTACGCCGTCGGCCTGCTCGTGGCCGTGCTCCGCCGAGTCGCTGCCGCCGACGCGTACGTCAGGCGCGGCgcctgggccgccgccgccggcgattaCCCTCTCGCGAGCAAG gtGAGCGGCAAGCGGGTGGGGATCGTGGGGCTGGGAAGCATCGGCGGCctggtggcgcggcggctggcggcgttCGGCTGCGTGATCGCCTACAACTCGAGGTCACCGAAGGCGTCGGCGCCGTACAAGTTTTACCCCAGCGTGCGGGAGCTCGCCGCGGAGAGCGACGTGCTGGTGCTGAGCTGCGCGCTGACGGAGGAGACGCGGCGCATGGTGGGCCGGGAGGTGATGGAGGCGCTGGGGAAGGGCGGCGTGCTGGTGAACGTGGGGCGCGGCGGGCTGGTGGACGAGGCCGAGCTGGTGAGGTGCCTGCGGGAAGGGGtgctcggcggcgccgggctgGACGTGTACGAGAACGAGCCGGAGGTGCCGCCGGAGCTGTGGGGGATGGACAACGTCGTGCTGTCGGACCACCGCGCGGTGATCACGCCGGAGTCCATCCAAggcgtcgtcgacgtcgtcaAGGCCAACCTTGACGCCTTCTTCTCCGGGAAGCCTCTCGTCAGCCAAGTGCAGCTCTGA
- the LOC4334917 gene encoding arginine decarboxylase 2: MAKKNYGQVYNILGWGDPYFTVNSHGHLAVKPHGRDTMSGQDIDVHSVIHRALATTITTNDGDKKPQFPMILRFPDVLKNRLDSLHAAFHGAVDSTGYASRYQGVFPIKVNQNKAVVQDLVTFGHGYSYGLEAGSKPELLIAMSCLAKAKPGAYLVCNGYKDADYVALALSARAMGLNAIIVLEMEEELDIVVEQSARLGVEPVIGVRAKLLTKIPGHFGSTAGKHGKFGMLADKIYEVAGKLKKMGKLHWLKLLHYHVGSMIPTTDIVYNAAAEAAGIYCALVKEHGATGMTTLDCGGGLGVDYDGTRSGSSDMSVAYGLEQYASSIVQAVRLTCDDNGVPHPVLCTESGRAMASHHSMIILEALSAIPEPQDEEDTHHRLLSKIQDLSSKQPRTAHTVNGGGGVDAMHSHAVELKKHGIEMYKLAKKLSKRVTGDANGIYNYHMNLSVFSLVPDFWGIGQLFPMMPVSRLNEKPTINGTLVDITCDSDGKVEKFIRDAVTLPLHPLDDAAAEHGGYYVAALLSGAYQEALACKHNLFSGPTLVRVESAGGGGAFKIVSVELGPTAEEVIGTMRYDVKNDISDVIEKVATENGVWPMVEPLMKKGLTTMPYLNDYKPPKTTF, translated from the coding sequence ATGGCGAAGAAGAACTACGGTCAAGTGTACAACATCCTCGGGTGGGGCGACCCCTACTTCACCGTGAACTCCCATGGCCACCTCGCCGTCAAGCCCCATGGCCGCGACACCATGTCCGGCCAGGACATCGACGTCCACTCCGTCATCCACAGAGCTctcgccaccaccatcaccaccaacGACGGCGACAAGAAGCCCCAGTTCCCGATGATCCTCCGCTTCCCCGACGTGCTCAAGAACCGCCTCGACTCCCTCCACGCCGCCTTCCATGGCGCCGTCGACAGCACCGGCTACGCGTCCAGGTACCAGGGCGTGTTCCCCATCAAGGTGAACCAGAACAAGGCCGTCGTCCAGGACCTCGTCACCTTCGGCCATGGCTACAGCTACGGCCTCGAGGCTGGCTCCAAGCCGGAGCTGCTCATCGCCATGAGCTGCCTCGCCAAGGCCAAGCCCGGAGCTTACCTGGTCTGCAATGGCTACAAGGACGCCGACTACGTCGCGCTCGCGCTCTCCGCGCGCGCCATGGGCCTCAACGCCATCATCGTgctggagatggaggaggagctcgACATCGTCGTCGAGCAGAGCGCCAGGCTCGGCGTCGAGCCGGTCATCGGCGTCCGCGCCAAGCTTCTCACCAAGATTCCGGGACACTTCGGCTCCACGGCCGGCAAGCACGGCAAGTTCGGGATGCTCGCCGACAAGATCTACGAGGTGGCCGGCAAGCTGAAGAAGATGGGGAAGCTGCACTGGCTGAAGCTGCTGCACTACCATGTCGGCTCCATGATCCCGACCACCGACATCGTGTACAACGCGGCGGCCGAGGCCGCAGGAATCTACTGCGCGCTGGTGAAGGAGCACGGCGCGACGGGGATGACCACGCTGgactgcggcggcgggctcggcgtcGACTACGACGGGACGCGGTCGGGCAGCTCCGACATGTCGGTGGCGTACGGGCTCGAGCAGTACGCGTCCAGCATCGTGCAGGCGGTGCGGCTCACGTGCGACGACAATGGCGTCCCCCACCCGGTGCTCTGCACCGAGAGCGGCCGCGCCATGGCGTCGCACCACTCCATGATCATCCTCGAGGCGCTCTCGGCGATCCCGGAGCCGCAGGACGAGGAGGACACCCATCACCGGCTGCTCAGCAAGATCCAGGACCTCTCCTCCAAGCAGCCAAGAACTGCTCATACcgtcaatggcggcggcggcgtggacgccATGCACTCGCACGCCGTGGAGCTGAAGAAGCACGGGATCGAGATGTACAAGCTGGCGAAGAAGCTGTCCAAGAGGGTGACCGGCGACGCCAACGGCATCTACAACTACCACATGAACCTCTCCGTCTTCTCCCTCGTCCCCGACTTCTGGGGCATCGGCCAGCTCTTCCCGATGATGCCGGTGAGCCGGCTGAACGAGAAGCCGACCATCAACGGCACGCTGGTCGACATCACCTGCGACAGCGACGGCAAGGTAGAGAAGTTCATCCGCGACGCCGTGACGCTGCCGCTGCACCCactcgacgacgcggcggcggagcacggcgGCTACTACGTGGCGGCGCTGCTGTCGGGGGCGTACCAGGAGGCCCTGGCGTGCAAGCACAACCTGTTCAGTGGCCCCACGCTCGTGCGCGTCgagagcgccggcggcggcggcgcgttcaAGATCGTCTCCGTTGAGCtcggcccgacggcggaggaggtCATCGGCACGATGAGGTACGACGTGAAGAACGACATTAGCGATGTGATCGAGAAGGTTGCGACGGAGAATGGCGTGTGGCCGATGGTTGAGCCGCTGATGAAGAAAGGGCTGACCACCATGCCCTACCTCAACGATTACAAGCCCCCCAAAACCACCTTTTAA
- the LOC4334918 gene encoding senescence-specific cysteine protease SAG39 encodes MASSPPFRLPLAVVLLLAIICVLLASPSCHADDLTATMTNEHEKEHQLMMMMMDRFHRWMATHNRSYASADEKLRRFEVYRSNMEFIEATNRNGSLTFKLGETPFTDLTHEEFLATYTGDVRLPPERRGMQDDSDEEDAVITTSAGYVAGAGAGRRTVAVPESVDWRKEGAVTPAKHQGQCAACWAFAAVAAIESLHKIKGGDLISLSEQELVDCDDTGEATCSKGYSDDAFLWVSKNKGIASDLIYPYVGHKESCKKQLLGVHNATVRGVVTLPENREDLIMAAVARQPVAVVFDAGDPLFQNYRGNGVYKGGTGCSTNVNHALTIVGYGTNHPDTGENYWIAKNSYGNLWGDNGFVYLAKDTADRTGVCGLAIWPTFPTIR; translated from the exons ATGGCTTCCTCCCCGCCGTTTCGTCTACCTCTCGCCGTTGTGCTCCTACTCGCAATAATATGTGTCCTTTTGGCTTCTCCTAGCTGCCATGCGGACGATCTCACCGCCACCATGACAAACGAGCACGAGAAAGAGCAtcagctgatgatgatgatgatggacaGGTTCCATAGGTGGATGGCGACGCACAACCGGTCGTACGCCTCCGCCGACGAGAAGCTGCGGCGATTCGAGGTATACCGGAGCAACATGGAGTTCATCGAGGCGACCAACCGGAACGGCAGCCTCACCTTCAAGCTCGGTGAAACGCCGTTCACCGACCTCACCCACGAGGAGTTCCTCGCGACCTACACCGGCGACGTACGCCTTCCGCCGGAGCGGCGGGGGATGCAAgacgactccgacgaggaggatgcAGTGATTACAACCAGTGCTGGgtacgtcgccggcgccggcgccggcaggcGTACGGTTGCGGTGCCGGAGTCCGTGGACTGGAGAAAGGAGGGCGCGGTGACTCCGGCCAAGCATCAAGGCCAGTGCG CGGCGTGCTGGGCATTTGCAGCAGTGGCAGCCATAGAGAGCCTGCACAAGATCAAAGGAGGAGATCTGATATCTCTGTCGGAGCAAGAGCTGGTGGACTGTGACGATACTGGAGAGGCCACCTGCTCAAAGGGTTACAGCGACGACGCCTTCCTGTGGGTGAGCAAGAACAAGGGCATCGCCAGCGACCTCATCTACCCGTACGTCGGCCACAAGGAGAGCTGCAAGAAGCAGCTGCTCGGCGTGCACAACGCCACCGTCAGAGGCGTCGTCACCTTACCTGAAAACAGGGAGGACCTGatcatggcggcggtggccaggCAGCCGGTGGCCGTCGTGTTCGACGCCGGTGATCCCTTGTTCCAAAACTACAGGGGTAATGGTGTCTACAAGGGCGGCACGGGCTGCTCCACCAACGTGAACCATGCCCTGACCATCGTCGGCTACGGGACGAACCATCCCGACACTGGGGAAAACTATTGGATTGCCAAGAACTCGTACGGCAATCTGTGGGGCGACAATGGCTTCGTCTACTTGGCCAAGGACACAGCTGACCGCACAGGTGTCTGCGGCCTCGCCATATGGCCGACCTTTCCCACCATTCGGTGA